The region ATTTTATAAAACGAGGTGATCCTCGTCGTGCTTTTTTCCCATCATGGCTGCATGCATTTTCGGACCTCCAAAGAAAACTCCCCAAAGAGCCATTTCATCACGCTGAAGCTTTGATCAAACTCTTctacccgcccgcccgcctgtctCGTCCACCTGAAGCAACACCAACATCAGCCTATTGATGATTATTTATAGTCTCGGAACCGTTTCGTCGTGAAATGTAGCGATGAGTCGAGCATCCTGTCGCTCCACTGTAGCCCCTCCCCGTGTTCTTCTCACGATATCTTTGTTTACCGTTCGGTTCTTCTTTTCTGGCAATGAGTGAGGTTGCCTGAAGTCATTTGCATCGTCCAAATATGCTTTTGGAGCACAACTGAGGGATGGGAACTCCCCGAACCTGAAACTGGATGGGAAATTGAAATCACAAATGGCAAACATTGGAGGGAGGGAGCCATCAACAGAACCACCTTTGCTCTGAGTTTGGGTATTGACGATAATTATACTGAGGTTGAAATGTGAGCGTGCTCTACTGGTCAACCTttcctcatcaaaatggtacAATTAAGGGCAAAAGGTACGCTGGCATTTCTTTTGTTGGGGCTAAGACTTCTCCGCAGGACCGTGAAGTTCAAAAGAAGGACTCTTGGGAACTCAGGCAGGTGGAAGCGGAACCCTTGCTGCCTTTTCTAGGTCCAtaaaaggaagggagggagggagggaggaaggaaggaaggaaggaaggaaggaaggaaggaaggaaggggagagggggagagggagggagagggagggggagggagagggagagggagagagaaggagagggagggagagagtgagggagagggagggagtgagggagagggagagggagggagggagggagaaggagagagagggagagagagggagagggagggagggagggagggagggagaaggagagagagggagagagagggggagggagggagcgagagagggagagagaccgagggagagagagcgagggagagagagagagagagagagggagagggagggagggagggagggagagagagagggagggagagtgaGAGTGAAACAGAGGGAGCcagggagggagagggggagagggcgagagagagagcgagggacagagagagagagggagagagagagagggagagagagagagagggagagagagagagagagagggagagagagagggagggagagtgaGAGTGAAAGAGAGGGAgccagggagggagagaggcagagggggagagggagagagagatagcgagggacagagagagagagagagggagagagagagagagagagaagtgaGCCGTAAATACATCAACATGTCAAGATGCTCATACACATCTGATCTCTATACACATCTGATCTCTCCTTAGTTCATAAGGGAAGACATGAAGCAGCATCAGACCAACAAGCACAGCAACTTGCATCGCGAGGACCAGCACATCACCGTGGAGGAGCTGTGGAAGGGCTGGAAGACCTGTGAAGGCAAATACACGCCACACTTTGCATAACGACACCCGGAAAAGAGAGCAAACACATTTGCCGGACCTGGTCAGATAATTGTACGACTTTTTGTGTCTGTCAGTCCACAACTGGACGGTAGAAGACACGGTACGGTGGTTGAAGGAGTCGGTGGAGCTGCCTCAGTACGAAAAGAACTTCCGGGACTTCCGTGTGACCGGCAACACATTGCCGCGGTGAGTTTTTGAGCTTGAGCTGTTTGTCGTGAACAAATCTATTCGTCTTACAATGCTGCCCTCTGGTGGCTGCCCGGAGCGGGTGCAGCGCGGGTAACATGGGGGAAGAGCGGGGTGGTCTCAAGGAGCGCCTGCGGTCTTGGATCCTCAAAGATGTCCATCTATCTGTCTTTGCGTTGCAGAATCGCCGCCAATGAGCCGTCGTTCCTGTCCGTACACCTCAAGGTGTCCGACCAGCGccacaaacaaaaactcaaCCTCAAGGCGCTGGACGCGGTTCTTTTCGGCCCCCCGCTGCGTAAGTCTCGCCTTGCCTCGACTTGATCGCCCAGCTGCCCGCACGCTGCTTCAAATGGCACCGCtgctccccccccacccccttcccccCTCAGGTCCACAACACAACTGGGTGAAAGACTTTGTCCTCATGATCTCCATCGTGATCGGCGTGGGCGGCTGCTGGTTTGCCTACGTGCAGAATAAGTCCAGCAAGGTGCACATCTGGCAGATGATGAAGGATCTGGAGAGCCTGCAAAAGGCAGAGCAAAGCCTCCTCGATCTGCAGAGTCGGTCAGCCAGAGAAATACAATCGAATCGTTGGCCGGCTGTAAAAGGCGAGCAAATCTTCCAAACGGGCTTCCTTCCTTTCAGTTTGCAAAAGGCTCAGGAAGAGAACCGAACGGTGATTGTGGAGAAGCAGAATCTTGAGCAGAAGATGAGGGACGAGATCACCGGAGCCAAGAAGGAGGCCCACAGACTCAGGGACCTGCGGGAGGGTGCCGAATGCGAGCTTAGCCGCCTCAAATACGCCGAGGAGGAGCTCGTGCAGGTGAAGCACGCTCGCTCGTTCGCACTCACGTAAACCCCtaaagcgcccccccccccctctccgccCCGCGTAGGTCCGAAAGGCCCTCAAGCGAGCCGAGAAGGAGATGCACTCCGAGCGCTCGCTGCCGGAAGCTCTGCAGACGTGGCTGCAGCTCACGCACGAAGTGGAGGTTCAGTACTACAACATCAAGAAACAGAGCGCCGAGTTACAACTCTGCGTCGCCAAGGACGAGGTGAGCGTCCGTCGCCGGGCCGGCGCGCCGCCGCGCCGCCACGCTTTTCTTTCCATCCCCTTTTGGCTTCCAGGCAGAGAaaatcaaaaagaaaagaagttcTGTGTTTGGAACGCTTCACGTGGCGCACAGCTCGTCCCTGGATGAGGTGGACCACAAGATACTGGAGGCCAAGTAAGGTTTGGCGTGGGGTGGGGATGGGGGGTGGTCTTTTTAGTGCGTCCCACTCAAGCCGCTTTTGCCCTTCTCCAGGAAATCCTTGTCGGAGGTGACGGCGTGCCTGAGGGAGCGCCTGCACCGCTGGCAGCAGATCGAGAGGCTCTGCGGCTTCCCCGTGGTCAACAACTCGGGGCTGCCCAGTCTGACGGCCAGCCTGTACTCGGACCACAGTTGGGTGGTGATGCCGCGCGTCTCCGTCCCGCCGTACCCCATAGCCGGCGGCGTGGACGACCTGGACGAAGACACGCCTCCCATCGTCCCGCAATTCACCGGTGAGCTATTGACGAGGACACAGTGTCTTTGATCAAACGTGACAGACAAGGTCCTTTTGGATCTTTCTTTGTTCCTCCGAAGCCACCTTGATGCGGCCGGCGTTGACGCGCAACAGCGGCGGCGCGTGCCGCTCCCGCCGCAGCCTGGCGAgctccccgccgccgccgccctccgTCTTGTCGGCCGATCCCGACCTGCTGTCCGTGGCCGGCTCGTCGCTCTCCTACGCCCTCGAGGCGGACGACGAATACGTCACGTTCAGCTCGGACAGCCCCGAGACAGACGCTCCAAACTCGTCGATGGGCCGCAAGCCGCCGCACTTTGTCAGCCTGGAGAAGCCGTGGCGCAGGATTTCTCGCGAGGAATTGCTGCTCTTCAACCAGAGTCACGAGTCGCCGGCGTCCGCCGGCAGCAACGGCGGAGACTCCACCCCGCCTCCtctgccccccacccccgcccccaccccgtCGGGCCCGCCGTCCACCTCGCCGTCGCCGGACCTCACCCGCGCGGCGCCCGGGGAGGGCGGGCACAACGGCGTCCTGGAGAAGTCGTACAGCTTCAGCACGTTGCCCGCCGGCACGCCGGCCTCGGTGGGCCGCTACCCGTCGCTCACCTCTCTGGACTCGGAGGGCCGCAGCGTGGGGCGGGAACGCAAGCTCCTGAGCGCCTCCTCCCAGGACTCCAGTGACAACGGAGAGAGAATCAAGCGCTCCTCCTCCAAAATCAAAAGCTTATTCAAGAAGAAGAAATAACACGTCGGGACGTGAGTGTTAGCTAACGCTTCAGCAACCGCCGAATGGTCGTTGCCTTGGCGGGGCCGCGAGTGAAAGAAAACACGCAATGACCTTtgacaaaaagtttttttcccaAAACTACTCCAGCACTTGATTTGTTGTTACCTAGCGTGGTGGGGAGGTGAAGAGGTCACGCTAAAAAGCTCTTTGCACTACTCGCTGACGTTTGGGAAGAGACtcgattattttatttatgaggcggagagggggcggggcggggcggtcaCCTGACgcctgacattgttttggatttGTTTGGGCgggaagtcgccccccccatccGTTCCACGACTTGATTCCCTTCCCTTGCGTAGGCATTCTTCATTTTCAGGGCTCCCAAGTGTGCGTCTGTATCAGACACCTTCATTTGCTTCCTCAAAAAGAAATGGAAAGGAACAAAAAAAGCAAGGTCATCGACCGGCGACGTCCGACCAGGACTCTATCGGGACCCCCTGGTGTGTTGATGTCAAACGTTTCCACCTCACGCTGTGGCTTCTGTCTCGTCACTTTGGTCTCACGTGGCGGCGGGCTGGGCGATGCTGTTCACGAATCAATTGTCGACTAAACAGCACGCACTCAAGTCCGAACTGTAAGTTTGGCCGAACTGTCAATGACACACACTTAATTGTGTTTTTCAGAACATTGTGAGTGTGCATATTTGTATACTGTAGAAGAGTTCATAATAAAATGATAAATGAATCAAATAAATTgatcacaaaacaaacaaaaaacggcgTGGGTAGTTCATAGAATAGATATCCGATTTAATCGGTCGGCGAGGCTCTTTGGAAAACTCAGTCACAGCCGCAAGACGGCAGAAGTACGGCGGAGAATTTGGAAGTGGAGAGAAGGATCAGGACGTGAGAAAAAGGAAAACGTTAGAAGGATTAGGACGTGAGAAAAAGGAAAACGTTGAGTCGACAACAGATTGAATGAAGATACAGCTATTGACGGCTCGCCTGGTGATGATTTCCAGTGCGCTTATGTCGGTTGTGAGGAACCTTGAGCTGGACCAGCGGTCTGTTCAACATcccaaaatgataataataataataataaattatatttataacacgCTGTATattcggaggaatctcaaagtgctacatggcagataaaaaaaaacatgaaaacaaaacaaggacaagtataaaacaactggacgacaaccagtaattacggaaatgctaaggttaAGAGGTGAGTTAAGTCCacttttgaaagagtcagtggatcgGGGTGGTCgtggagggagttccacagcgTAGGGGCTGTACGGCAGAAGGCCCGGtggcccatggtgcgcagcttggttttcggaacgtggagaaggtgtgaaaatgTTGCAAGTGTGCGTCAAACTGGTCGCCATCTATCAGCGgccgagagagacagagagagagaggcagccGTCCGTCACTTGAGTGCAATTGCAAGACGGTGGCGGCTTCCAAAGTTCTGATGTACGTGAAGAACTAAAGCGAGcaaattgtgtgcgtgtgtcacgATCCCGGCGGACGCATTCTTCAATGACTCCTGGGGCAACCATAAGATTTGCAATCCATCCCTTTGGCAGCAGCAGTCATGAAGATGATGCAACATTGGCCTCGCAGGTGGGGGAGCCGTTCAGCTTTGCCTTTGACCTCTGATGCAAAGTGGCGGCGGGGGCGGCAGTGCTGGCCCGATCGCCGAGTGCCACTCGAGCCGTTTGAAGGCTTTGACTTCTGACGACGAAGCCGGAGAGAAAAGGACGTTCCGTCCTTAGGGTTGCCATTCCAGACGTTTCCATTGCAAACGGCTTCAAAGTGGCTTGATTCCAATGACATCATACCTCGGCCATGAAACAGAAAGGATTGTGTGGCAAAATCAAAGCAATCcacatatttgtttgtttgtctgtttctttgaaatagcgAGGTGATGTTACGCAACCGCTGGACGAAGGATAACAGTCAACTCAagcatgattattattttttttcagatggATGGGAAGTTAGGATGGCTACTTGATTGCGATCATCTTAGCGTGTTTTTTTCCCGATCGATGGGAAGACGCGACGGCTACTTGACCGCGATCATTTGAGCGAGCGCGTTTTGCACGTTGGCTTGATTGACTCGTTTGCCTGTTTGTCTTGAACTCTTGAACTATTTCACTCATGACGGGAGTAACAAAGTTGCTCGGTCGTCTCGCAACAACTTGGCGGCAGGCGCTTTGACATCAAACGAAGCACGCGTGGGCTGTGCGTGGCAAAGCGCCGTGACGTCACGCAACTCGCGGGTAGTAGAAAGCGCTCGCGTCCGACACTTCATTCGCTTGTCGAGTCGGAGCAGCCAGCCAGCTCGTCAGTCAGCCcgccagtcagccagccagctcGCCAGTCAGTCAGCCcgccagtcagccagccagccagtcagcccgccagccagccagcccgcccGCCGTCAAGCCATCGgccaccagccagccagcgacgTCAGCATGAATCTCGTGAGAATCATCTTGCTCTTGTGCGCCCACACGGCAGGTAGGACAACACCTTTTTACACTTTGCAGTCCGATCGATGTCAGTTGAATGAAGTTGGAGCGTGGCACACGGTGAAGCCATTCAATTGATTGTCATGGCGAGTTGGTCCAAAGCGATGTTGATTTGAAAAAGGCCCCTGCaatgttttgcttttccttCCTTTTGCCAATTgcatttggatggatggatttggatCCGTCATATTGTTTTGATACTTTGGGCCAGCTCTAATCTCCTCGTACGTATATGTATCAGGACAACGAAAGGCATTCTGAGGGCAAAATGGCTCGGCACAAGAAAGCTCGATGCTCCAATCTATCTCGGGCCTTGAAGTAGCTTTGCGTCTGTACAATGGTTGCTGGGTGTCCTTTGAGTACACAGTGCGAGTAAGAGCATGCGCACGCGCTGGCCACCTCTGCTTTTCCAGATCTGGTGGCACCTGTATGCAACGGCGTGAAGGATCAGGTGGTGTTCTGCAAAGATGGCAACAGCCTCAAaatagatccccccccccccgctcctgACTACAAGTGGCAATATGGAACACCCGACAGAGCGCTCCCAGGGGAACTGAAGGCAGACCCAACCACAAATGTAGTGACGGGCCCCCTGGAAGCAAAGCACACCGGCTTGTACTTGGCCATCAAAACTGATGATACATCACAGACGGACAAGTTCACCGTCATTGTGGATGCGGGTAAGTCGCACGACTATCGTCCGGGATGGCTGCTTTTGGTGGAAAAACaccagcgctcgctcgctcgttcgCTCGCTCGCGTGCAGCTCCAATTCAGCAAGATGGGCCTGAGGAGACGTGATGGATTCTTGGAAAAGCCTCATTTGATTTTGCCCGCAAATTGAAAAGCGAGCGAGTCGCTTGACGAGTCCATCTGCGCGTATGCGTACTTTGGGATTTGACCGCCTGCGCTCGGATACTGGGGTGAATAACTCCAGACAACTGTTTTGGGCTTTTTCAGTCGAGTGCACCAAAGAGACGCCGTGCCAGGTCGGGACGGGTAGCTCCATCAAATTGAACGCCGACATTGAAGATGCCGAATGGAAGTTAGGCAACGACAAACTCAATGACCCTGCTAATAATGAACCACCCAAGTTCACCGACAAGAAGAAAGCGTTGGGCCTCTTCGACGTGAAAGCAGATCAGAGCGGGACGTACAAGGCCACGAAGGCAGGAGAGAGTGCAACGTTTCCAGTCACCGTCAGCGCTAAAAGTAAGTTTGGCGCCGCGGCTCTCACGCTCCTTTGACTCGACGCAAAGTGTCGATGGAGGTAGCCGCTCAAGCAATTGCGTGACTACGACGACGGGATTATTGCGGCAGGCGGCGCGTGTTGAAAAAGAagagctgccgccgccgccgccgccgttttGTTCTCCGTTCAAACTAAGTGTTGAAATGGACTTGATCAATGCACTTTTTCACCCCTTCAACTGGCATTTTTTGGAAGGGCCACCCTCCCCGACGACTACGTTGGTTGTAATTGAGAAAGTGCAACCGATTTGCAAATGCCTGCCCTTGAAATTGACTCTCGTTTGTTTCCTCTTCCCAACAGCTCCCGTCTCCGGTGTCACAGTCAAGGAGGGAGAGGGTTGCGATGCGAAATTAGAGTGCCAGTTCACCGGTGATGCCAAAGACATCAAATGGACCAAGGACAATGAGGCCGTGACTCCTGACGGGAAAACGTTGACCGTCAAGACGGGGGACTCCGGTAAGTATGCCTGCAAGGTCCTGGGCTTCCACGGTGGTGCTCCGGTGACGAGCCCCACCTTTCCCTACGCCTACGCAGGTGAGTAAGGAAAGCACCATCCCAGAAAAATTGCAAAGCGCGACTTCCCCTGTTTTTGACAGTTTCCACGGTCAGCATCCAACGGAGCGGCCGTGTCCTCACGTGTGTCGCCGACGGTGCCGTCAAAACCTTTGAGTGGCTGACGTTCGGAAACGTGCCTGTCACAGCAAGCGACGGCAAAGTGGGCAGTGACCCGTCCAAGTTCACTTTGGACGCCAAGGCCATAGGCCAGTTCATTTGCAAGGTCACCGCCTGCGATAACAAGAACATCAACTCCCCGCCCTTCAACGTCAGCGGAGGCAAGGGCCCCACCGGTAGCCCCGGCACGGACCAGGACAACGATCCGAGTGAGTACTTGCATGTCAGCAGGATCAAGCCCCGCCCGCCCAGCCGCCAATGTTTGCCATCTTTGCTCTAGAACCAACCGCAGCCACCCAGGGCCCGTCCTGCTCTGTCGCTCTGTTGGTGATAAGCGTCCTCATTGAGCTCTAcgtggtgatgatgatgtagACCGAGgccagccggccggctggcGGGTGAGTGGCCCTTTTCCTTCCGTCCACCGTGGCTGCGCTGCCTTGCCCAACCGGCGGCTGTCTGtctgcttttcctcagacgagaGATCCTGGAGGAGAGcggccatttttcttttttcattcattcagcaataaaaataattcagcatcaagaagaaaaaaaaagcacgaaACACAGAAAGCAGCgggaaggcggcggcggcggcgttgacGGCGGCACGAGACCCTCGCTCGTACATCTGGGGCGAGGGTCACGCCTGAGCGGTTGGCCTTGTTTGCAGCAGGGGAAGAGCCGAGAGTGAAGCGGGAAAGCTTTTTTTTGCTCTTAATTCAATTTTCTTCTACTTATTCCATTCATTATGATTTACAATGGATGATGTCACTCACCTTTAGCATTGGGGAGGGAGGTTGGCAAACGCTCTGCTCCGTCCGGAAGGTGGTCAACGCAATTGGGTGAGTGAATTGCATGGTGCaacttttttttggtctttgaCTTATGCATGCTTACTACTCAAGTTATTATCATGAGGGATTATGTCGCTCAATGTAATTTATTATGTGATTTACAATGGATGATGTCACTCAACTTATCATTGGGGAGGGTGGTtggcaaatgttttgtttggacGCGCTGGAAGGAGGTCAACGTGATTGGGTGGGTGAATTGGATGATGATTTGATGGTGCAACGTTGCCTTGGTGTCATGTATCCACTGAAAACCACAATAAAGTCTTCATCCCACTTGGTGGTAGTGTTTGATGTCagtggcgccctcttgtggggCAACGCGGCGATGCACGAGTAGACGAGCAGAGCTTGATGGAAGAAACTTTCTTGCATGCGCTTTGCAATCAAATTGAAGGGAAAGACGGTGAGTAATGCCTTGTTTGCTTGCACTCCGCACATCGACTTCCCTGGCAGCCTCTCGGAAAAGCACCCGGAAGCCCTTGCGCTTGTGTGCTAGAGCCACACGGGGGCAGCAGAGCGTCAAGCTAGGCGCACGTTGTACTCACGACTTCCAATTTCAGCTCCGCTTTCCAACTTCATGCCTATCTTGGATCCATTTTCGAAGGCATGAGCCTTTTTTTAGGGTCTATCTCGCCCAAGAGTGATCAGATCCCTCGTAAATTTCCTCTGGTTAGCATCCAACATTCACAACTAGCAGTTTTGCATTCAAATCTACAGATAAGACTATATTTCCGTGTCACATTTTTCCCCAAGTTCAATTGCAACAGTCGCAAAAGGAATAACAAAATCCACTTTGTACCATCAAAAACTACACAGGACAAATACTTTGTGCGTGTgctttgtcaatttcttcacatgccaggacacacaaagaaatcgaaattacgttcccactatcccacggtgacaagacatagtacacaatatacatacaagtaaacaacgccaaaaaataaaaacaagaaggcacaatgaataaataataaataaacaacaataaataagaggagcaaaaatggagtgtctgtgtgtgtaataCAAAAAGCAAACATTAAACAAAAAAGTTGGTTGTGAAGTCAGGAAATCGAgcaagtcagaaaaaaaaaagaaaaaaaaaaccccgaccAAAAGCGAAAGCGCCAGTGCCGACACATTGGCAGCCAGCTGTAACAAAGAGCGCAGAGACGTCACGTTCTCAAACAGCCCGAGCTTGTCTGCGTCGATAGCTGCCATGTTTAACCTCTCCGGGACGGGAAAAAGTCGCCACTGGCAGCTGCTGCGCTCTGTACAGAAAagacaaagaataaataaataaaagaaaaacatggggggggggggggagtgtttACGCTTCCAAACTCTGCCGGAGAGACCTGCAGTCATTTAAAAGGCATAATGAAGCCCTTTCAGTCGGCCAATGTGCTCCTGTGATTACAAGAGTCGAGAGACGGCTTTGGCTCGGACAAGGAAAACAAACTTGCACAACATTAAAGGCACGagttttttttgaatttttttaggTTTGCAAAACAACATGCTTTTGTACACGAGCACGATTCAGAGTCTGTATTTTTCTAGGGAGTAGAAACCCAACAGTAGTTATgtgcagttcttttaagtgaactgactCTTTAGACtctgttcactcaaaagattcgttcaaaagcaTCGTTCGCTACACTTTCTGATTCAATTCTTCTttgtttaaaacatttttttacctcgtgtagtgtacttattgaagtgtccatgaggtgtacctaataacaggccacttcattagggaaaaatcatggtccaagcttaagtgaaaagtgccacacccaccctcgcccccactttctgattggctgttggatctctgacgtcactcggacacacattaggtacaccgccattttcaggtgtctaatcacaggccacttcattagggaaaaatcatggccaaagcttaagtgaaagtgaaaagtggcacacctgccctcacccccactttctgattggctgttggatctgtgacgtcactcggaccaccgccattttcaggttatgccgacattgatctttaaattttgtatttgttggattgtagttgatggtgtgtgtttgtgtgtcaataaaaggttgaaaaaaaaaaactcctttaacaacgtaaaacacatattgtcatataaagcagttaaccaaatgtctgatttttatttattttaattaatctgATTTAATTggcaaatataaaaacaagcaaaataacaccagacaagttttaacataaatgtttattaaaataataataataaaagtacatttcaaaccagcaatttaAGTCAATATATTCGATAATATTTAGGCATATGcgtacacgttatttaaaacccactataagtaaatcgtaaatctacattctggcttacatagtttaCGCCAGGAGGCAGACGCAAcatgttcactgactgatccgttgatgcacgggaaggaaggcagttcacccgTTGACTCGTttgcgaacgggaaagtcaggattcgttccctcgctgattcgttctcgcgatgaactggaaatgcaaatcactcactcactcactcactcactcactcactcactcactcactcactcactcactcactcactcactcactcactcactcactcactcactcactcactcactcactcactcactcactcactcactcactcactcactcactcactcactcactcacagatccgttcagttggtgtacgggaaatgcaattcacgactcgttcatgAACAGGAAGTtaggtcattttcttcttcgttttgttttacggcgaggtggcaccagcttctttatttcaaaatgtttttattagttttcataggtggcaccagcttcaatgcgcattaccgacatctactggttgaagtcatatgaactgaaaaaaaaaaaaaccctctcgttcactgaaaagattcgtacttttgaacgaatcgtccactcacgagccaacactagccAACAATAGGTAAAAGAATTCAGTGGAAGctgtcgagaaaaaaaaaggatttttttaaCAGCGGTGCTGACAACGGACGAAAGAAAGAGGACAGATTGAAGTGAGTCGGCATGATGCCAAGGTCCACCTCAGCAAGAGTGCAGAGAAGATGTAACGTGCCACACAAGATGATTAGCAACATAAACAAGTTGGACCAAGCACAATATTGTCCGTAAACACCAATTCCGGCAGCATCAGCGCCGAAATCCAAACATGACCTGGTGTCAAAGTTCAAGCTGGAGCTCAGCACTAAAGCTGGGAGGCTTTGGAATTCCACCAGATGAACGAAACTTGCCGTCTGCTTGATCTGGCTCCGAGTCAGCGTCACTCACGCGTTCTCCTTTTTGAGCTAGCTCGGTGACGCCGCACAAAGACGGAACGGAGACAGCGAGTGC is a window of Syngnathus typhle isolate RoL2023-S1 ecotype Sweden linkage group LG1, RoL_Styp_1.0, whole genome shotgun sequence DNA encoding:
- the stim2b gene encoding stromal interaction molecule 2 isoform X1, producing the protein MCIIPAVLIVLLRGLVISAVLGSNSADTGNEDPCLMVMPPCVSDADRFSLVALRHIHKELDDDNDGGIEVNESVEFIREDMKQHQTNKHSNLHREDQHITVEELWKGWKTCEVHNWTVEDTVRWLKESVELPQYEKNFRDFRVTGNTLPRIAANEPSFLSVHLKVSDQRHKQKLNLKALDAVLFGPPLRPQHNWVKDFVLMISIVIGVGGCWFAYVQNKSSKVHIWQMMKDLESLQKAEQSLLDLQSRLQKAQEENRTVIVEKQNLEQKMRDEITGAKKEAHRLRDLREGAECELSRLKYAEEELVQVRKALKRAEKEMHSERSLPEALQTWLQLTHEVEVQYYNIKKQSAELQLCVAKDEAEKIKKKRSSVFGTLHVAHSSSLDEVDHKILEAKKSLSEVTACLRERLHRWQQIERLCGFPVVNNSGLPSLTASLYSDHSWVVMPRVSVPPYPIAGGVDDLDEDTPPIVPQFTATLMRPALTRNSGGACRSRRSLASSPPPPPSVLSADPDLLSVAGSSLSYALEADDEYVTFSSDSPETDAPNSSMGRKPPHFVSLEKPWRRISREELLLFNQSHESPASAGSNGGDSTPPPLPPTPAPTPSGPPSTSPSPDLTRAAPGEGGHNGVLEKSYSFSTLPAGTPASVGRYPSLTSLDSEGRSVGRERKLLSASSQDSSDNGERIKRSSSKIKSLFKKKK
- the stim2b gene encoding stromal interaction molecule 2 isoform X2, whose protein sequence is MVMPPCVSDADRFSLVALRHIHKELDDDNDGGIEVNESVEFIREDMKQHQTNKHSNLHREDQHITVEELWKGWKTCEVHNWTVEDTVRWLKESVELPQYEKNFRDFRVTGNTLPRIAANEPSFLSVHLKVSDQRHKQKLNLKALDAVLFGPPLRPQHNWVKDFVLMISIVIGVGGCWFAYVQNKSSKVHIWQMMKDLESLQKAEQSLLDLQSRLQKAQEENRTVIVEKQNLEQKMRDEITGAKKEAHRLRDLREGAECELSRLKYAEEELVQVRKALKRAEKEMHSERSLPEALQTWLQLTHEVEVQYYNIKKQSAELQLCVAKDEAEKIKKKRSSVFGTLHVAHSSSLDEVDHKILEAKKSLSEVTACLRERLHRWQQIERLCGFPVVNNSGLPSLTASLYSDHSWVVMPRVSVPPYPIAGGVDDLDEDTPPIVPQFTATLMRPALTRNSGGACRSRRSLASSPPPPPSVLSADPDLLSVAGSSLSYALEADDEYVTFSSDSPETDAPNSSMGRKPPHFVSLEKPWRRISREELLLFNQSHESPASAGSNGGDSTPPPLPPTPAPTPSGPPSTSPSPDLTRAAPGEGGHNGVLEKSYSFSTLPAGTPASVGRYPSLTSLDSEGRSVGRERKLLSASSQDSSDNGERIKRSSSKIKSLFKKKK
- the LOC133157341 gene encoding uncharacterized protein LOC133157341; amino-acid sequence: MNLVRIILLLCAHTADLVAPVCNGVKDQVVFCKDGNSLKIDPPPPAPDYKWQYGTPDRALPGELKADPTTNVVTGPLEAKHTGLYLAIKTDDTSQTDKFTVIVDAVECTKETPCQVGTGSSIKLNADIEDAEWKLGNDKLNDPANNEPPKFTDKKKALGLFDVKADQSGTYKATKAGESATFPVTVSAKTPVSGVTVKEGEGCDAKLECQFTGDAKDIKWTKDNEAVTPDGKTLTVKTGDSGKYACKVLGFHGGAPVTSPTFPYAYAVSTVSIQRSGRVLTCVADGAVKTFEWLTFGNVPVTASDGKVGSDPSKFTLDAKAIGQFICKVTACDNKNINSPPFNVSGGKGPTGSPGTDQDNDPKPTAATQGPSCSVALLVISVLIELYVVMMM